ATTGCAGATATTATTCAAGAATTGGGAGACACTTTTCTTGTTAAGAATTTGGGACCATTGCATTTGTTTTTGGGACTAGAGGTTAAGAGAGACtctgaaagatttttttttttgtatcaatCTAAATATGCTATGGATCTTCTCAAACAGACTAACATGGTAGGTGTTAAGGCATGCTCCTCTCATGCTTGTGCAACTTCTAAATTATCTCCTGGTGATAGTGCTTTTCTGGACAATGCAACAGAGTATAGATCTCTTGTTGGTAGTTTGCAATACCTAACATGGACCAGTCATGAAATCTGCTATGTTGTTAACCAGGTATGTCAATATATGCATAAGCCTACTGTGAATCATCTTATCGGTGCAAAACGTATCTCGCGATAAATCAAGGGGACAATCGATCATGGTATTCTCTTTACCAAAGCAATGCAAGATTTGCAAGGTTTCTCAGACGCCGATTGGGCTGGTGACCCTACTGACAGATGGTCCACTAGTGGGTTTTGTATCTTGTTTGGGGAACATCCAGTCACTTGGTCATGCAAGAAGCATCCCAGAGTTGCGCGCTCATCAACCGAGGCTGAGTACCGTAGTCTTGCTTAAATTGTTGCAGAAATGGTTTGGGTGTGCAATCTTCTTAATGATCTGCATTTGTTTCTTCTTATTGTCCCCATTTTTGGATATGATAACATAAAGTTATATATCTTTTTCATCTAACCCTGTTATGCACAGTCGTATGAAGCATGTGGCGCTGAATTTTCACTTTGTTCGTGAGCTTGTGTAGTCTAATCAGTTGAAAGTATTTTATATCTCTACTTTGGACCAAGTGTGATGATG
This is a stretch of genomic DNA from Papaver somniferum cultivar HN1 chromosome 1, ASM357369v1, whole genome shotgun sequence. It encodes these proteins:
- the LOC113316775 gene encoding uncharacterized protein LOC113316775, yielding MVGVKACSSHACATSKLSPGDSAFLDNATEYRSLVGSLQYLTWTSHEICYVVNQGTIDHGILFTKAMQDLQGFSDADWAGDPTDRWSTSGFCILFGEHPVTWSCKKHPRVARSSTEAEYRSLA